The DNA region gaatcttctggttctttaaAAGATGTCCATATGAATTTTCAACTATTTGATGCATCATGATTGATGCCAAAGCATAAGAATCTTTGGATCATATACTTCTAGTGCACTATAATATGcgattcaattatttttattgttgtataATAACCTATAAGAGAAAgctagtagttttttttttttttttaaaaaatataaacttctGCCCCAAATTAAGATAGTGATGAATATCTTAAAAACTAAGTAAACTTCTTTTAGAGTTTGAAGAatacaaatcatctttaatataaaattttgttcattttgGTAACACGATATTGGCTTTTCTGGGGCCTTTAATTGGGTTTGATAACCCATATATTGTATTGACGTTAGCTCTATGTAatgttaaatattgaaaatatttattatctttaaaaattgtGTGTATTGTACAACTATCTATCAAACACATAtcttcattaatcatcttaaaatTGGTCAATACATCAATAGATACCATATCTCATTGCAaacaaaaatatgtataaaatattattaatgcaAAAGAAAGTTTAACAAAATGGATTAAAATATAACAACTCAAACATAATATgattacataataaataaagaaaattaattattatgatCATATGGGTCACCGATTAAAAGATTATTGTCTCCGTTAGGATCCACAAAACAATAAGAAATATCAAGATAAGTTAGATCCAATCTTTTTGAATtatcaaaataagttagatgATCTTCTGGATCCTTATGGTCAGTAAAATTCATTTTGACCTATTTTTCTATTTCCTTTATAAATGCTTGATATATGTCTATCAAATGTTTGGACATACAACATGTACTTGACCAATACCCTTTCATATCACACATGTGACatttatcattatatttatttacatgcTTAGTCTGCAAgcctttattttcattttactttatcAATATGTAGTTCCATTTTTTGTGGtatgtagcatttctctttgaAGAACTAAGTATGCTCATTTTGATTtcgatagtttttttttatcacttccatattcacaattacaattttatttattaaggtAAAATAAGATTTCATCGCTTCAAGAAAGGGAGTAGAACTGGTTAGACAAAACTGgtgatttttttaagtattttgttCAGCTACTAGCAAACAAGATGTTAACTCAAAATACTTAATGAACTTTCCCTTTCGATATTGTTACTCCAGGAGAACATTTGAGgcatgaatatattatatatttcatttcaaacatCTCCCTTTTAGTGACtttttctctacacaattttAATTGTGTAACTTCATATGAATccaatcataatgagcttttgcgAGAATCACAGTCTTTTGGAACACATCTTTTCCTTAGACTATCCCATAGAATTAATGGATATTTAATtgtgagatactctatcttcaATTTTTCATACTGATAGTGGTGAAAGAAAGTCATTACTTTAGCGTGATTCTACATGGATGCTTCATTTCCTTAAtagtattttgaaaaattattcatcAAGATGAATCTTGACATCAATGATctttgataaataattattggcAGAAATATCAAACACAACAAATttggttttttaatatttgacatgatttataactaatatattaagtattcaatgagaaaaaatatttaaaatcaaaataatatatagaatatagaaatatgagaaatgatatttttaattatggaaTGCACAAGCgatgtgtaatttttttgaaaaaaatcagtAAATACGGGACTTAcgtgataaaaaattaattttttaataattaacccTACTCTTTTGTAAAAGGATTGCGCAAAACTTGCACACTCTACGACTGTATCTAGCTTTACTTTAAAAAGATTCATCATATTGATATGAATCATATGATAACATCATACTCTATATAATATTACAACAATCATATatcaagattttataaaataatttataacgcAATAAGCAAATCTCAATATTTATAGAAGAGAAACTTACCGTGGTTAGGAACTGTTACGTGAGTATCTTATGAAAAATCAAAGAATACAACGGCTGGTTAGAGTCTCGTGTTGATAACATGTTATGAAATTAAGAAGAAGTAGCAAGAGAATAGAAAGATTGCAATATAGATTTAactcttcaagagttcaatatcatttatttttaattttttgtgttgTACAAATAATACTCGAAACACatttttataggcatataaggaTAAAAAAGATGTAAGAGTGATACATGAATTAATAAAGGGAAAACATTACTTTGCCTCCCAAAAGTGACCACTCCATTTAACCACtcgtccaatttttttttacttaataattaaaaaagtgatttttagtgtattggtatattttttttatttttgaaaaaaatatttaaatatactaaaaatttatgaaaagaaaaaagaaaaaaatagttcaaAAGTGAACTAGTGGTCAAATGGAGAGTGCTACTCATATGGCAGAGTAGCACCGCTCTTAATACTTGATTGTCTAAGAGTATACTTaagattaatatttaaaataagagtaatgttatatatagtgaTAGAATAtacaaatatcatataattattttgaaaaaaatttcatgtgagcctcataactatttttttaaaaataattatgcctCATTTacgattataattataatttatcttaaaataaattgtTAAGGCCTGTGATAAGATGAGATCAGCAGTTCTTACTAGACATTACTGCTGATTAACCTAACTTTAACGGTTAGACTTGCCGCTGCCGGGTCCTGAGAGTCTCTGATTTGAGTTTTCAGGTGCAATATCTGTACAAATGGATTTTAATTGATATTTTACAGATCGTTCAAAACCGCTCCACAGTAATGGTTCAACGTCAAAGAGCAACGGGCTGATGGCGAGTCGAGCTCATCATTTTTCCACTGCATTTAGATCCATCCGCCCGTCGCAATTAATCCGGCACCAGATCTCATCTATCTAATCCTTCTTATAAACGCTGATCAGATCAGATCGGATCGGATCGGATCCTATTGTCGGAACCCTACAAAATATATACGAggggaaagaggaaaaaagagtACGAAGGCATGGCTGGGGCAGTGTCTGCACTGTTCCTCTTGGACGTTAAAGGTCGCGTTCTCATTTGGCGCGACTACCGTGGCGACGTCACCGCTGTCCAGGCCGAGCGCTTCTTCACCAAGCTCATAGAGAAAGTGATTCCCTtcctctcttccttttttttagcTTGCACTCTAGAATCTTCGTGGTTCGCCTTTGTTGATATGCGGGGATCTTTCTCTTCTAATTGATTTGGTTGCATGCTGAGAAAAGAGAATTATTGCAATTATTGTCTTTCCTGTTGTCTCTTCTTCAAGTACTTGGCACAAAGTGATAAAATTGTGAATTACTAGTTGAGACTGTTGAGTGGAGGTCCTGAATTCGGAGAGACTTTTCTTTAGTTTTGTTTCTATGCTACCAGgcattgctattttttttttttaattgaaatatgACTTTCCTCAACCTGAAGTTAGCGATTGACCAAATCTAGCTGTTGGATCCGCTGTATATATGGGTTTTTTCATCTCTAGTCAATCATTATATGTACATGTGTTGCTAATCACCTCTTGGTATGATTCAGGGTGATCCAGAGACTCAGGATCCAGTTGTGTATGATGGTGGTGTATCCTACATGTTTGTTCAACACAACAATGTGTTCCTAATGGCAGCATCTAGGCAGAACTGCAATGCCACcagccttcttttctttttacacCGCATCATTGATGTAAGCGCCTATTGGTAATTATAGGTCCTTGCCCTAATCGTTTataactgatatatatatatatatatatatacgtatatacatatatacatatataaattgacaCGGGTTTCTGCCTTTTAATGAGTTTCATCATTGAGATTGTTCATTCTGTTTGGTTTCTCCGTGGGCAGGTGTTTAAGCATTATTTTGAAGAGTTGGAAGAAGAATCACTTAGGGACAACTTTGTTGTAGTGGTAAGAGgatgtttaatatttcattacATCTAATGCTTAAGTAGATTTGGTGTTGTTCATTCAAATAGTTTGGTTTTATgttatgaaaatatgatttaaAGAAAGATTAGATTTGGCATTATGCTGATACCTCTTGTTCTTGGCAGTACGAGTTACTTGATGAGATTATGGACTTTGGTTACCCTCAGTTTACAGAAGCAAAGATCCTTAGTGAATTCATCAAGACTGATGCTTACAGGATGGAAGTTACACAGAGGCCTCCCATGGCTGTAACAAATGCAGTTTCTTGGCGAAGTGAAGGGATACAATACAAGAAGAATGAAGtaggtttctctctctctctctctaacacacacacaaacaccaGATTTGCTTGgatttgtttattgatggtgtAATTTTCTGGATGATATTCCTATCTTTTTGTTTGCCAGGTTTTCTTGGATGTGGTGGAGAGTGTTAATATTCTTGTCAACAGCAATGGACAAATAATTAGGTCTGATGTTGTTGGGGCATTGAAGATGAGAACTTATCTGAGGTGCGCCATTTGAGTTTTAGTGTCATCAAGACTCAGTAGCTGctaatttattcaaattaatgtgttttaattgtttaattCATATTTAGTTTCATCAAGAGATTGTGACTGCTAGTTTGATTCAATTTCAATCAAAACATTTTCTGTGTTTGAGGATTGACATGTTTGCAATGGAACTGCTATATTGGAATGACAGTTTAGCGTATGTTATTGCAAGAATGCAACTCTATTTCCATTGAAAAATTTGTCTTGAAGGCCAATAGTATGAGAACTAGTAAGTGTTGCTATTATTCAGTTTGGCATTAGAATTGCAATTTATGTACGTTGTTGTAAAACACACCAAAATCTTGGATTAATAGCCAACCAAATGGTGGTTTTTGCTGTGCTATAGTAGTGATTAGGCATCCGATTTTacctattaaaagaaaaaaggaaaaagatcagACATCCTTTCATGGATTGTACATATTGATCTCTCCGTTTGTCCTATTTTGTGTGACTTACATTTTATTGATTAAGGCTTCACCTACCTTGTTGTTAGTTTAACATTCAAGGAAAGCCTATTAGTTTCATTTGTATATTGGGAAAAAGTGAAAAGTTATATTTCCAATTATTTGAAGCCAGTTTTGGTGACAGATTTTGGCATACTTCAGCACAAACACCGCTTAGATCCTAGGCACAAAGTGTAAGCACACACCCGCCTGAAGTAAAGTGAACATTTTTGAAAGTAATTTGCAATATAAATATTCCTTAAATATAATGAAAACATGTAAAAAACCAAGATAGTAATATTTAACCTATTAACTCAATTTGTTAAATTATTTTGCAACATGACATCAAGTGATCAACTAATTCTAGAGACTTGTAACATACGATTTCATATAATTCTGATGGGACAAAGATTATCCTTCCGGCATGATGTATGGTGCAGAGATTGAGCCCTGAAGGAATTTTACCCGACCTGTTTAAAATCTCTTGCGCTGAGAGGTGTCTGCTGTGGATTTTCACCAAGTTAATAATATCTCCACAGTGAGTATCACTTTTACTCAACTAGTGCAGTGTTAGGAAGTGGAAGTAGTTCATTTACTTCTCAACCTTCTATATTCATTTAGGTTGAGGGGAGATCATGAGGAAAAAATGGGGCTGATTTATTCTCGAAGAATGAGGTTTAAAGTATGTTGATACTATCAAGTTCTACACCCTACAATGGGGACCTCCTTTCCCTAGACATGTATATGGTGGAATAAGTCTCTCTCAAGATTGGCATTCTTTGTTTGAATGACTAGACATGGGAAGGTCTTAACAATAGATAATTTAGGAAAGGGGCGCGTAATGGTGGTGATGAATTGGTGCTGTATGTTTGAGAAGATTGGGTAATCTATCGACCACTTTTTGCTCCATTGTGAAGTGGCTAGGGCTTTTTGGGTATTCTAATTTACAACTCTTACGGATTGATCGGGTGATTCCAAAAAGGGTGGTGGAGTTATTGGCCTCATGAGGGAGCTAAATTGGGAAGTAAATTGAATGTAGAGGAATGGTGGGCAACTCATTTCTATTTAATGGGGAGTATATGGTTGAAAAGAAATGCTTGAAATTTTAAAGATCGTGAGAGAACGTCGATAGAGATGAAAACCTCTATGCTCAAAGCACTCTATGATTGGACAACCACCCATAATGTCACTTGCTTCTCATCCTTTGTAGACTTTCTCAAGTCTTGTTTTCATGCCTCACCTTAACTAGGTGTGCTTCTTGGTATACTACCTATGTAAATGATGGCGCCTCTAGTGCTCTTTTAATTATAGTTTGATACCTTTACTTAAGTAATACAATGCAATCCTAAAGTGCTTTTTATCAAAATCAGGTACTAAATTTATTTGctccttttccattttttttctttaacaaaaataCCATTTCACTTCTTCCTTCACCCGTTCAGGAAACTTTCTACAATTGCTAATAGCTTGAAAATCTCTAGCCAGGTTTTGCTTCTGTCTGTCTCCCCTCCTTTTGCGTCTTTACCACAAAAttgcaattcaaataattttatattttttatatcagcaAGATAGACATACTTCCatgcaatcttttttttttttttttttttcctagaatCTTCAAAGGCCATCACTTCCATGTGATATGTTCAATTACTAAACAgttattgattatatatatgcatttatgCTACAGTTTCAAATGTTCAGAAACCAAATTCTTTTCTAATCTGATTATTTATACAGCATCCAATAGAGAAAGAGCAAAAGAAAATTTAGGGATAGGTTTGGAGGAAGGTAACAAAATATTACTGTCACATAACATAAGGGCCGGATGTACGGTAAACTCGGACTCAGATAGGATAGGATTGTGTGCGTCCTTTGGGGAGTAAGAACATCCCAGGAGTCCAATGGACTGCTCAACTTTTGGTGGGGTGCTCTATGGGTGGTCCAGAGAGGGGAAATTGAAAATTCCTTGTCTCTTCATTACTCTCTTCTTGTACCACAAATAAATGTTCCAAACAAATAGTAATAGTTAAAATTGATactctttgtatatatatatataaataattaattacaaagcCCTCTTTTTGTACTTTTGCAAGTGTGCTTTTGGTAAGTGAAGTGCTTTGGTCTTGAAGTTTTGTGCTTATGTTCGCTTTTACCAACAGTGTTTGAACCCCTGTTTTGAATGTGTTTGCTTGGGCTCCACTTGTCGACTTGATGCTTCAGCCCTTTACGGTTCCTGTGGGCTCTACTTTGGAAGTTCATGGTTATTAAGCTATAATGTTGACTGGTGACTCCAAGTTCTAGAGACGTGCATGAACTTGCATCTAATAATTCAATGTAATAATGCTTGCGgtaatatattttcttattgtCAAAGCTTGCTATTAATCTCTATGTTCTGGTCAGCTGCTATAGCTGGATGCTAGAAATATTTACCTGTATGTCTGTTGCAGTGGCATGCCAGAGTGTAAGCTTGGCCTTAATGATCGAGTTTTATTGGAGGCACAAGGTCGGTCAACCAAGGGAAAGGCCATTGATTTGGAAGACATCAAATTTCATCAGTACGTGTCTTAACTCTTTGGTCTACTTGAATTCTAGGGTTGATATTCAATTGTTTGTAAGTATTTAGTGCACTGCTGGTATTTTATGAGCTGGGATTTGATATTGCTATTTTGCTACAAATATTTAAGTAATAGCCAAATTTTGGTTTAGGTGTGTGCGATTGGCCCGATTTGAAAATGATAGGACAATATCCTTCATACCACCTGACGGATCTTTTGATCTCATGACATATAGACTCACTACTCAGGTACTTCGTGTTTTACGAATGCTTTTTCCCCTTTCCTGGCTTTGGGTTGCTTGTTCCATGTCATTTCCtgagttaaattataataattctaTTATCAGGTCAAGCCTTTGATTTGGGTGGAAGCTCAAGTTGAAAGGCATTCAAAAAGTCGTATTGAGATAATGGTAAAAGCTCGGAGCCAGTTCAAGGAGCGCAGGtattaaactttttctttttcatttgaaaagagagggggggagaagagagagaggggggggggggggggtgtagCTGTTGGATTGTGTCCCTAGTTTGGTCGATTGCCCTGGCTTTTGTGCatcctatttttttcttcagtaTTGACGAAAACTAAATTGTACAGCACTGCCACAAATGTTGAGATTGAGTTGCCTGTGCCAGCAGATGCTACAAATCCAAGTGTTCGTACATCAATGGGGTCTGCATCATATGCCCCTGAAAAAGATGCAATGGTCTGGAAAATAAGATCTTTCCCAGGTGGTAAGGTATGTGTTAgctgtaaaataaaatttctctccTTTTTAGTGTTGACATTGTGTCATTGATGCTTATCATCAATAGTCATGATCTCAGGAGATTGCTCTGTTCATGTTCCTTACAATTTAGCCATTCTTTATGCTATTCTCAAGTTTAATTTGTTTAGGAGTATATGTTAAGAGCGGAGTTTCGACTTCCAAGTATTACAGCAGAAGAAGCAACTCCTGAGAGAAAAGCTCCTATACGTGTGAAGTTTGAGATACCATATTTTACTGTCTCTGGAATACAGGTATGCCTTTATACATACataatgcataatatattgcATGTTATGCCATAAAGCAACTCCcctaccttttctttttttccaagaTTGAGATGCCTTGTAGTTTTTCATGTCAATGGAATGATTAAAAGCAATCACGGTGCTAATACTTGCCTCTTAGTGGGTACCGGGGGATGGTTGTGACTATTGTTCTTTCAATTGtattacaatattatttggTAAGACACcgctttgttttttctttttttcttaaccTGTATCTTTCAGCATCTGTCACATACAGCAAGTGTTATAGAATATAGATTCATGGCACTGATATAGTAGTCAAGAACTTTATTGGACatttaacaaatttttttttaataaaaaaggtgTTGCCAACTTACCTGAATACAGTGTAAATGAGAGAAACACTTGATGCTGAAGGGAAAAAATCTAGAAAATCCTAAAAatgtagaaatagaaaaaacagTACTATTGTGGTCCACTATCCAAT from Carya illinoinensis cultivar Pawnee chromosome 6, C.illinoinensisPawnee_v1, whole genome shotgun sequence includes:
- the LOC122313301 gene encoding AP-1 complex subunit mu-2 isoform X1, which codes for MAGAVSALFLLDVKGRVLIWRDYRGDVTAVQAERFFTKLIEKGDPETQDPVVYDGGVSYMFVQHNNVFLMAASRQNCNATSLLFFLHRIIDVFKHYFEELEEESLRDNFVVVYELLDEIMDFGYPQFTEAKILSEFIKTDAYRMEVTQRPPMAVTNAVSWRSEGIQYKKNEVFLDVVESVNILVNSNGQIIRSDVVGALKMRTYLSGMPECKLGLNDRVLLEAQGRSTKGKAIDLEDIKFHQCVRLARFENDRTISFIPPDGSFDLMTYRLTTQVKPLIWVEAQVERHSKSRIEIMVKARSQFKERSTATNVEIELPVPADATNPSVRTSMGSASYAPEKDAMVWKIRSFPGGKEYMLRAEFRLPSITAEEATPERKAPIRVKFEIPYFTVSGIQDLKTGKKIGTGHETGGLYYLDVEESPTRALTASSSAFEWHCRLGHPSLSLLKRQVRNLGNVSPFSCEACQLSKHHRVSFVP
- the LOC122313301 gene encoding AP-1 complex subunit mu-2 isoform X2, whose protein sequence is MAGAVSALFLLDVKGRVLIWRDYRGDVTAVQAERFFTKLIEKGDPETQDPVVYDGGVSYMFVQHNNVFLMAASRQNCNATSLLFFLHRIIDVFKHYFEELEEESLRDNFVVVYELLDEIMDFGYPQFTEAKILSEFIKTDAYRMEVTQRPPMAVTNAVSWRSEGIQYKKNEVFLDVVESVNILVNSNGQIIRSDVVGALKMRTYLSGMPECKLGLNDRVLLEAQGRSTKGKAIDLEDIKFHQCVRLARFENDRTISFIPPDGSFDLMTYRLTTQVKPLIWVEAQVERHSKSRIEIMVKARSQFKERSTATNVEIELPVPADATNPSVRTSMGSASYAPEKDAMVWKIRSFPGGKEYMLRAEFRLPSITAEEATPERKAPIRVKFEIPYFTVSGIQVRYLKIIEKSGYQALPWVRYITMAGEYELRLI